Sequence from the Kineosporia succinea genome:
CCCCCGAGCAACTCGGCTCCGCGATGACCGGGGCCGGTGAGGCAGCATGAAGCTGAACATGGACACCGTGCGCCGCGTCGGCCTGTCACTGGCCGCCCCGCTGCTGGCGATCGTGCTGTCGCTGATCATCACCTCAGTCGTGCTGAGCATCTCGGGCAACGACCCGTTCAGCACGTTCCAGAAGATGATCGAGTACGCGCAGGAGCCGCGCACCACCGCGCTGATCATCAACTCGGCCGTGACCTACTACTTCGCGGCGCTCGCGGTCTCGTTCGGGTTCCGGATGAACCTGTTCAACATCGGCGTCGACGGCCAGTACCGGCTCGCGGCGCTGCTCGCGGCCGCGGTCGGCGGGGCGGTCGAGCTGCCCGCCGTGCTGCACGTCGGCCTGATCCTGGTCGTGGCCATGCTGGTCGGCGGGCTCTGGGCCGCCGTCGCCGGTCTGCTCAAGGTCTACCGCGGGATCAGCGAGGTGATCTCCACGATCATGCTGAACTCGATCACCACCGCGCTGATCGCCTACCTGCTCACCACCGACAAGCTGGCGGTGCAGGCCGAGGGCTCGAACAACATCGGCACCAAGGAGATCGCGCCCAGCGGCCGGGTCGGCGGCCTGCCGCTGGTGCCGGACTCGCAGCTGAAGATCTACGGCCTGATCGTGCTGGCCGCGATCGTCGGTTTCCTCTACTGGTTCGTGATCGAGCGCAGCCGCTTCGGTTTCGACCTGCGCGCCACCGGCCGCAACGAGGAGGCCGCGGTCGCCAGCGGCGTCAACGTCAAGCGCATGGTGCTGATCAGCATGGCGATCTCGGGCGGTATCGCCGGCCTGGTCGGCATGCCGCAGCTGCTCGGCTCCAGTTACACCTACTCGCTGGACTTCCCGACCGGCCTGGGCTTCACCGGCATCGCGATCGCCCTGCTCGGCCGCAACACCGCGCTCGGCGTGGCGATCGGCTCGCTGCTGTGGGGCTTCCTCGACAACTCCTCGCAGATCCTCGACCTCGAGGGTGTGCCCAAGGAGATCGTCATGATCACGCAGGGAGTGATCGTGCTGTCCGTCGTCATCGCCTACGAGCTGGTGCGCCGCTACCGCCTCGTGGCGCAGCAGCGTGAGGTCGGCCGCCGGCTCAGCGAGGCCCGCCCGGAGAACGAGCCGCAGGGAGCGCAGGCATGACCGCCACGCTGGAAGAGACCACCGCCCCGGAGGCCAAGGCGGGCCTCAGCAGGCCCGTCCGCATCACCCTCTACGTCGTCGTCGGCCTGGTGGTGCTCAGCCTGATCCGGGTGATCACCGGAGCCACCGACCTGACCTCCAACGGCACCGTCAGCGCCGCGCTGATGCTGGCCGTGCCGATCGGCCTGGCCGGTCTGGGCGGTCTGTGGTCGGAGCGCGCGGGCGTGGTCAACATCGGCCTCGAGGGCATGATGATCCTCGGTACGTTCGGCGCCGGCTGGATCGGCTGGCAGCACGGCCCCTGGGCCGGTGTGCTGATGGCCGTGGCCTTCGGCGCCATCGGTGGCCTGGTGCACGCCGTCGCCACCGTCACGTTCGGCGTCGACCACGTGGTGTCCGGTGTCGCGATCAACATCCTCGGCCTCGGCGCCACCCAGTACCTGGCCGGCGAGCTCCTCGCCGACACCCCCGGTGGCGGCGAGACCCAGTCGCCGCAGATCTCCGGTCTGCCCAAGCCGTCGGTGCCCGGGCTCACGTCGGTGCTGGAGCCGCTCGAGAGCCACCACTGGTTCCTGCTCTCCGACCTCGCCGGGATCCTGCGCGGCCTGCTCACCAACGTCTCGATCCTGACGATCATCTCGATCCTGCTGGTGATCGCCACCTACGTGATCCTCTGGCAGACCCCTTTCGGCCTGCGCCTGCGCTCGGTCGGAGAAGACCCGCACGCCGCCGAGTCGCTCGGCGTGAAGGTGCGGCTCTACAAGTACGTGGCCGTCGTCGTCTCCGGTGGGCTCGCCGGCCTGGCCGGTGCGTTCCTGGCGATCGTGGCCTCGAGCCTGTACCGCGAGGGCCAGACCGGTGGCCGTGGGTACATCGGTCTCGCCGCGATGATCTTCGGTAACTGGCGTCCGGGTGGCCTGGTCGCGGGTGCGGGCCTGTTCGGCTACACCGACGCCATGCAGCTGCGCAACGCCACCGCCGTGCACGCGCTGCTGCTGGTGGTCTTCGCGCTGCTGCTCGTCGTCACCGCGCTCAACCTCTACCGCCGCCGCTGGGTCACCGCCGGCGTCGGGCTGGTGTTCGCCGTGCTGTCGCTGGTCTGGTACCTCGCCACCGACGAGCTGCCCGGCCCGATCACCACGATGACCCCGTACGTGACCACGCTGCTCGTCCTGGCCCTGGCCGCCCAGCATCTGCGGATGCCCAAGGCCGACGGGCTGGTCTACCGGCCGGAGGGCAAATGACGATGAGGGACGACGTGGGCACCGGCGAGGAGGGGGCCGCCGGTCAGCGGGCGGCCGCCGAGGCCGACCCGGACCTGTACCCGGGCCGGGTCGCGGGCGATGCCGACCCGCACCAGATCGACTGGGTGGCGCTGCGCTCGCAGGCGCGGTTCATCATGCAGAAGGCCTACGCGCCCTACTCCGGCTTCCCGGTGGGCGCGGCGGCCCTGGTCGACGACGGCCGCATCGTGACCGGCTGCAACGTCGAGAACGCCTCGTACGGCGTGGGTCTGTGCGCCGAGTGCGGGCTGGTCTCGTCGCTGAACGCGACCGGGGGAGGGCGCCTGATCGCCTTCACCTGCGTCGGGCCGGACGGTGAGAACCTGATGCCGTGCGGGCGCTGTCGTCAGCTGCTGTACGAATTCGGTGGGCCCGAGCTGCTGGTCGAGACCAGCCACGGCATCGTCCCGATGACCCAGGTGCTGCCCGACGCCTTCGGGCCGGCCGACCTGTCGCGG
This genomic interval carries:
- a CDS encoding ABC transporter permease; translation: MKLNMDTVRRVGLSLAAPLLAIVLSLIITSVVLSISGNDPFSTFQKMIEYAQEPRTTALIINSAVTYYFAALAVSFGFRMNLFNIGVDGQYRLAALLAAAVGGAVELPAVLHVGLILVVAMLVGGLWAAVAGLLKVYRGISEVISTIMLNSITTALIAYLLTTDKLAVQAEGSNNIGTKEIAPSGRVGGLPLVPDSQLKIYGLIVLAAIVGFLYWFVIERSRFGFDLRATGRNEEAAVASGVNVKRMVLISMAISGGIAGLVGMPQLLGSSYTYSLDFPTGLGFTGIAIALLGRNTALGVAIGSLLWGFLDNSSQILDLEGVPKEIVMITQGVIVLSVVIAYELVRRYRLVAQQREVGRRLSEARPENEPQGAQA
- a CDS encoding ABC transporter permease; this translates as MTATLEETTAPEAKAGLSRPVRITLYVVVGLVVLSLIRVITGATDLTSNGTVSAALMLAVPIGLAGLGGLWSERAGVVNIGLEGMMILGTFGAGWIGWQHGPWAGVLMAVAFGAIGGLVHAVATVTFGVDHVVSGVAINILGLGATQYLAGELLADTPGGGETQSPQISGLPKPSVPGLTSVLEPLESHHWFLLSDLAGILRGLLTNVSILTIISILLVIATYVILWQTPFGLRLRSVGEDPHAAESLGVKVRLYKYVAVVVSGGLAGLAGAFLAIVASSLYREGQTGGRGYIGLAAMIFGNWRPGGLVAGAGLFGYTDAMQLRNATAVHALLLVVFALLLVVTALNLYRRRWVTAGVGLVFAVLSLVWYLATDELPGPITTMTPYVTTLLVLALAAQHLRMPKADGLVYRPEGK
- a CDS encoding cytidine deaminase; this translates as MYPGRVAGDADPHQIDWVALRSQARFIMQKAYAPYSGFPVGAAALVDDGRIVTGCNVENASYGVGLCAECGLVSSLNATGGGRLIAFTCVGPDGENLMPCGRCRQLLYEFGGPELLVETSHGIVPMTQVLPDAFGPADLSRATGPTHT